Proteins encoded within one genomic window of Brachybacterium muris:
- the purF gene encoding amidophosphoribosyltransferase, whose translation MAPRGDGHLSHDLLPGEKGPQDACGVFGVFAPGEEVAKLTYFGLYALQHRGQESAGIAASDGSQIMVFKDMGLVSQVFDEASLETLQGHIAIGHTRYSTTGGSVWSNAQPTLGPRPDGTVALAHNGNLVNTGELLRLLEERENGHSGEIARGNTTDTALVTALLNTEGSLEGALRELLPQLRGAYCFTLMSEDTLYAARDPQGIRPLVLGRLERGWVVASETAALDICGASFVREVAPGEMLVIDEEGLRSEQVMEPRPKGCVFEYVYLARPDTRIAGRSVNESRIEMGRRLAQEHPVEADLVIPTPESGTPAAIGYAQESGIPYGQGMVKNAYVGRTFIQPSQTIRQLGIRLKLNPLREAIQGKRLVVVDDSIVRGNTQRAVVRMLREAGAAEVHVRISSPPVRWPCFYGIDFATRAELIANGLGVEDIARSIGADSLGYISQEAMIEATDQPSGSLCSACFTGEYPVRVTDADEIGQGTLDLHTQQTIAAALEDA comes from the coding sequence GTGGCACCACGCGGCGACGGACACCTCTCCCATGACCTGCTCCCCGGGGAGAAGGGCCCTCAGGACGCATGCGGCGTCTTCGGGGTCTTCGCCCCTGGTGAAGAGGTCGCCAAGCTGACCTACTTCGGGCTGTACGCCCTGCAGCACCGTGGCCAGGAGTCGGCGGGCATCGCCGCCAGCGACGGCTCCCAGATCATGGTGTTCAAGGACATGGGCCTGGTCTCCCAGGTGTTCGACGAGGCATCCCTGGAGACCCTGCAGGGGCACATCGCCATCGGCCACACCCGGTACTCGACCACCGGCGGCTCCGTGTGGTCCAACGCCCAACCCACACTGGGCCCGCGGCCCGACGGCACGGTGGCCCTCGCCCACAACGGCAACCTGGTCAACACCGGGGAACTGCTGAGGCTGCTGGAGGAGCGCGAGAACGGGCACTCCGGTGAGATCGCCCGCGGCAACACCACCGACACCGCCCTGGTCACCGCCCTGCTGAACACCGAGGGCTCGCTCGAGGGCGCCCTGCGCGAGCTGCTTCCCCAGTTGCGCGGGGCCTACTGCTTCACCCTGATGAGCGAGGACACCCTCTACGCCGCCCGCGACCCGCAGGGCATCCGCCCCCTGGTCCTGGGCAGGCTCGAACGGGGCTGGGTGGTGGCCTCGGAGACCGCCGCCCTGGACATCTGCGGCGCCAGCTTCGTGCGCGAGGTGGCCCCCGGCGAGATGCTCGTGATCGACGAGGAGGGCCTGCGCTCCGAACAGGTGATGGAGCCCCGCCCCAAGGGATGCGTGTTCGAGTACGTGTACCTGGCCCGGCCCGACACCCGCATCGCCGGCCGCAGCGTCAACGAGTCCCGGATCGAGATGGGCAGGCGACTCGCGCAGGAGCACCCGGTCGAGGCCGACCTGGTGATCCCCACCCCCGAGTCCGGCACCCCGGCCGCGATCGGCTATGCCCAGGAGTCGGGCATCCCCTACGGCCAGGGAATGGTGAAGAACGCCTATGTGGGCCGCACCTTCATCCAGCCCAGCCAGACCATCCGCCAGCTCGGCATCCGCCTGAAGCTCAACCCCCTGCGCGAGGCCATCCAGGGCAAGCGACTGGTGGTGGTGGACGACTCCATCGTGCGCGGCAACACCCAGCGGGCCGTGGTGCGGATGCTGCGGGAGGCGGGCGCGGCCGAGGTGCACGTGCGCATCTCCTCCCCGCCGGTGCGCTGGCCCTGCTTCTACGGCATCGACTTCGCCACCCGTGCCGAGCTGATCGCCAACGGCCTCGGCGTGGAGGACATCGCCCGCTCCATCGGCGCCGACTCCCTGGGCTACATCTCCCAGGAGGCCATGATCGAGGCCACCGACCAGCCCAGCGGGTCGCTGTGCAGCGCCTGTTTCACGGGCGAGTACCCGGTCAGGGTCACCGATGCCGATGAGATCGGCCAGGGGACCCTGGACCTCCACACCCAGCAGACCATCGCCGCCGCCCTGGAGGACGCATGA
- a CDS encoding alpha/beta hydrolase, translated as MITDPVFGEGYVAHRIDLGVDAEGPVAATLVHRLPEAPDATPILVGHGWSDYVLDRELLDHLGARGLDVWGLDLRKHGRSLLPHQTPTEIDHLNRYDEEIGAALRIIGRDRPPILLAHSTGGLTATLWALRHPGTVKALALNSPWLEMHLGAAVRRLLSRPVSRIARRLHVRPLLPQGSDGYARALHREFGGLYDYDLALKPAGGHPFPADTFAAVIDGQSRLEAAGPLAIPVLVMHSARSAFGVGFTEAMRRADSVLDVRAIAEAAAHLGPDVRIEAIEGARHDVFLSDADARYRAIEVLDDWLDRLPA; from the coding sequence ATGATCACTGATCCGGTTTTCGGGGAGGGATACGTCGCTCACCGGATCGACCTCGGCGTCGACGCCGAGGGCCCGGTGGCCGCGACCCTCGTCCACCGCCTCCCCGAAGCCCCGGACGCCACCCCGATCCTGGTGGGCCACGGCTGGTCCGACTACGTGCTGGACCGTGAGCTGCTGGACCATCTGGGTGCCCGTGGCCTGGATGTGTGGGGGCTGGACCTGCGCAAGCACGGTCGCAGCCTTCTCCCGCACCAGACCCCCACCGAGATCGACCACCTGAACCGGTACGACGAGGAGATCGGTGCCGCTCTGCGGATCATCGGTCGTGATCGCCCCCCGATCCTGCTGGCCCATTCCACCGGCGGCCTCACCGCCACTTTGTGGGCCCTGCGGCACCCCGGCACGGTCAAAGCGCTGGCCCTGAACTCGCCCTGGCTGGAGATGCACCTGGGGGCAGCGGTGCGCCGTCTGCTGAGCCGTCCGGTGAGCAGGATCGCCCGGCGTCTCCATGTCCGGCCGCTGCTTCCCCAGGGCAGTGACGGATACGCGCGTGCGCTGCACCGTGAGTTCGGGGGACTGTACGACTACGACCTGGCGCTCAAGCCGGCAGGGGGGCACCCTTTCCCTGCCGACACGTTCGCGGCGGTCATCGACGGGCAGAGTCGCCTCGAGGCCGCCGGGCCCCTGGCGATCCCGGTACTGGTGATGCACTCTGCGCGGTCGGCGTTCGGGGTGGGCTTCACCGAGGCGATGCGCCGCGCCGACTCCGTGCTGGATGTGCGTGCGATCGCCGAGGCTGCCGCGCACCTCGGTCCCGACGTGCGGATCGAGGCCATCGAGGGGGCCCGCCACGACGTGTTCCTCTCCGATGCCGATGCCCGCTACCGGGCCATCGAGGTGCTCGACGACTGGCTCGACCGCCTCCCTGCCTGA
- the purM gene encoding phosphoribosylformylglycinamidine cyclo-ligase, which yields MTDQPITYAGAGVDTAAGDRAVALMKEAVAATHGPEVLGGIGAFAGMVDISAIKHYERPLLASSTDGVGTKIAIAREMDVHDTIGRDLVGMVVDDIVVVGAKPLAMTDYIACGKVVPERIADIVRGIAEGCQEAQCALVGGETAEHPGLMAPEDYDVAGAAVGVVEASRMLGPERVRAGDVVIGMESSGLHSNGYSLVRAVLAARQSDLGQHIDDFGRTLGEELLEPTRIYAAHVLAMIEDPRSGAGVHALSHITGGGLAANLARVLPAGTGARVDRSAWEPAPVFGRIADWGSVPQLDLEGTLNMGIGMIAVVAQDTAHAAIGGLAESGLAARVIGEIVDEASLPAPSGPLERIVSGAKGVDGGGVLLTGQHPGWQGTREA from the coding sequence ATGACCGACCAGCCCATCACCTACGCCGGAGCAGGCGTGGACACCGCCGCCGGTGACCGCGCCGTGGCCCTGATGAAGGAAGCGGTGGCCGCCACCCACGGCCCCGAGGTGCTGGGCGGCATCGGCGCCTTCGCCGGGATGGTCGACATCAGTGCGATCAAGCACTACGAGCGCCCCCTGCTGGCCTCCTCCACGGACGGCGTCGGCACCAAGATCGCGATCGCACGCGAGATGGACGTGCACGACACCATCGGCCGCGACCTGGTGGGCATGGTGGTCGACGACATCGTGGTGGTCGGCGCGAAGCCACTGGCCATGACCGACTACATCGCTTGCGGGAAGGTGGTGCCCGAACGCATCGCCGACATCGTCCGCGGCATCGCCGAGGGCTGCCAGGAGGCGCAGTGCGCCCTGGTGGGCGGTGAGACCGCCGAGCACCCGGGCCTGATGGCCCCGGAGGACTACGACGTGGCCGGTGCCGCCGTGGGTGTGGTCGAGGCCTCCCGCATGCTGGGACCGGAGCGGGTGCGCGCCGGCGACGTGGTGATAGGGATGGAGTCCTCCGGACTGCACTCCAACGGCTACTCGTTGGTGCGGGCGGTGCTCGCCGCCCGCCAGTCGGACCTGGGGCAGCACATCGACGACTTCGGCCGCACGCTGGGGGAGGAGCTGCTGGAGCCCACCCGCATCTACGCCGCGCATGTGCTGGCGATGATCGAGGACCCGCGCTCCGGGGCAGGGGTGCACGCCCTCAGCCACATCACCGGCGGTGGCCTCGCGGCGAACCTGGCCCGGGTGCTCCCGGCGGGGACCGGGGCACGGGTGGATCGCTCCGCCTGGGAGCCCGCCCCGGTGTTCGGCCGGATCGCGGACTGGGGCTCGGTGCCCCAGCTGGATCTCGAGGGGACCCTCAACATGGGTATCGGCATGATCGCCGTGGTCGCGCAGGACACCGCGCATGCGGCGATCGGCGGGCTCGCCGAGAGCGGGCTCGCGGCCCGGGTGATCGGGGAGATCGTGGACGAGGCCTCGCTGCCGGCGCCGTCCGGCCCGCTGGAGCGGATCGTCTCCGGCGCGAAGGGGGTCGACGGGGGCGGTGTGCTGCTCACCGGCCAGCATCCGGGTTGGCAGGGCACGCGGGAGGCGTGA
- a CDS encoding sterol carrier family protein encodes MATRRTDPEAGRRALQDWAGHTPSDGPAPRSVRATAVRHTLELFAEEFPGGAVELRVPPFAAVQAIAGTRHTRGTPPAVVETDDETWLALVSGDLTWDDATAAGRVRASGERSDLGAHLPLPGPRRAVREARADVEQEDA; translated from the coding sequence GTGGCCACCCGCCGCACCGATCCCGAGGCCGGCCGCCGAGCCCTGCAGGACTGGGCCGGCCACACCCCCTCGGACGGGCCTGCCCCGCGCTCCGTGCGCGCCACCGCCGTTCGTCACACCCTCGAGCTGTTCGCCGAGGAGTTCCCCGGCGGCGCCGTCGAGCTGAGGGTCCCCCCGTTCGCCGCGGTGCAGGCGATCGCCGGGACCCGACACACGCGCGGCACTCCGCCTGCCGTGGTGGAGACCGATGACGAGACCTGGCTGGCCCTGGTCTCGGGCGACCTCACCTGGGACGACGCCACTGCTGCCGGTCGCGTGCGGGCCAGCGGTGAGCGCAGTGACCTCGGCGCCCACCTGCCGCTGCCCGGCCCGCGCCGTGCAGTGCGGGAGGCCCGAGCAGATGTCGAGCAGGAGGACGCATGA
- a CDS encoding adenylosuccinate synthase, translating into MPAVMIVGAQWGDEGKGKATDLLGESVDYVVKPNGGNNAGHTVVIHGEKFELKLLPAGILSPGVTPVIGNGVVVDLEALSEEIEVLKARGVDTARLRISANAHVVAPYHRTLDKVTERFLGKRAIGTTGRGIGPAYMDKVGRLGIRIQDLFDESILRQKVEGALRQKNALLVKLYNRREVEIDEITEQLLGYAEMLRPMVVDTTTLLNDALDRGEVVLMEGGQATFLDVDHGTYPFVTSSNPTAGGSCTGSGIGPTRVDRVIGIVKAYTTRVGAGPFPTELEDEWGEFLQRVGGEVGVNTGRPRRCGWYDALMIRYAARVNGFTDLVLTKLDVLTGIEEVPICVAYDVDGTVHHEMPMTQTEFHHAKPVYEMMPGWSEDISTCRTVEELPAAARAYVERLEELAGCRISAIGVGPDRADTIAVHDLLPDPAQQRPAGA; encoded by the coding sequence ATGCCCGCCGTCATGATCGTCGGAGCCCAGTGGGGCGATGAGGGCAAGGGGAAGGCCACGGACCTGCTCGGTGAGAGCGTCGACTACGTGGTCAAGCCCAATGGCGGCAACAACGCCGGCCACACCGTCGTCATCCACGGCGAGAAGTTCGAGCTGAAGCTCCTTCCTGCCGGGATCCTCAGCCCCGGCGTGACCCCCGTGATCGGTAACGGCGTGGTGGTGGACCTCGAGGCCCTCAGCGAGGAGATCGAGGTGCTGAAGGCGCGCGGTGTGGACACCGCCCGCCTGCGCATCAGCGCCAACGCCCACGTGGTGGCCCCCTACCACCGCACCCTCGACAAGGTCACCGAGCGCTTCCTGGGCAAGCGCGCCATCGGCACCACCGGCCGTGGCATCGGCCCTGCCTACATGGACAAGGTGGGCCGGCTCGGCATCCGCATCCAGGACCTCTTCGACGAGTCGATCCTGCGGCAGAAGGTCGAGGGCGCGCTCCGTCAGAAGAACGCGCTGCTGGTCAAGCTGTACAACCGGCGCGAGGTGGAGATCGACGAGATCACCGAGCAGCTGCTGGGCTATGCCGAGATGCTGCGCCCGATGGTGGTGGACACCACCACGCTGCTGAACGACGCGTTGGACCGCGGCGAGGTGGTGCTGATGGAGGGCGGCCAGGCCACGTTCCTGGACGTGGACCACGGCACCTACCCCTTCGTGACGTCCTCGAACCCCACCGCGGGTGGCTCATGCACCGGCTCGGGCATCGGCCCCACCCGGGTGGATCGGGTGATCGGCATCGTCAAGGCGTACACCACCCGCGTGGGTGCGGGCCCCTTCCCCACCGAGCTGGAGGACGAATGGGGCGAGTTCCTGCAGCGCGTGGGCGGTGAGGTGGGTGTGAACACCGGGCGCCCCCGGCGCTGCGGCTGGTACGACGCCCTGATGATCCGCTACGCGGCCCGCGTCAACGGCTTCACCGATCTGGTCCTCACCAAGCTCGACGTGCTCACGGGCATCGAGGAGGTGCCGATCTGCGTGGCCTACGACGTGGACGGCACCGTCCACCACGAGATGCCGATGACCCAGACCGAGTTCCATCACGCCAAGCCGGTGTACGAGATGATGCCCGGCTGGAGCGAGGACATCTCCACCTGCCGCACCGTCGAGGAGCTGCCGGCCGCGGCCCGCGCCTACGTGGAGCGCCTTGAGGAGCTGGCCGGCTGCCGGATCAGCGCGATCGGCGTGGGCCCGGACCGCGCTGACACCATCGCCGTGCACGACTTGCTGCCCGATCCGGCCCAGCAGCGGCCTGCGGGCGCCTGA
- a CDS encoding lysylphosphatidylglycerol synthase domain-containing protein: protein MSQPGQPSKPGDRTPGTDPDAMSDHPAPPPWQALTPDLSVDRPPRLGARRIVLSVLSLLLVIALLAWALPWAAGTTWPQIIDSLRGLPPWAVPAMLLLGLGALALEAWTVRTAVPGSRYGTALRGHAASSALALAVPGGGMLGMGLLGWVLRRTGLGLSVVIAGILTASLIETVVTTVLVPLVGGIAYVLAGMISVARIDLPAAALWAALAAVAGGVIALGLFAVLLRRPVLTGLLETASAVTGMGGTDKDTPGGTASFVPFVLEQRDALVRLLRERPLSLVAPTAAARMLQWLALVLAIEAVGGSVPLLLTVALFALGRVLSLVPLTPGGAGVSETVGAAALVALGLGSAAAATSMLLLAVATLVVPLVAGGLAAVLSVSRGSATQAQSASSS, encoded by the coding sequence ATGTCACAGCCCGGCCAGCCGTCGAAGCCCGGCGATCGGACCCCCGGCACCGATCCGGACGCCATGAGCGACCACCCGGCTCCGCCGCCGTGGCAGGCCCTCACCCCCGATCTCAGCGTGGATCGACCACCTCGCCTGGGGGCCAGGCGCATCGTGCTGTCCGTCCTGTCGCTGCTGCTGGTGATCGCGCTGCTGGCCTGGGCTCTCCCCTGGGCGGCCGGTACCACCTGGCCGCAGATCATCGATTCCTTGCGAGGGCTGCCGCCGTGGGCGGTCCCAGCCATGCTGCTGCTGGGCCTCGGTGCTCTCGCCCTGGAGGCATGGACCGTGCGCACGGCCGTTCCGGGCTCCCGGTACGGCACCGCACTGCGCGGACACGCCGCGTCCAGCGCCCTCGCACTGGCCGTCCCTGGCGGCGGCATGCTCGGCATGGGCCTGCTGGGGTGGGTACTGCGTCGTACCGGGCTGGGCCTGTCCGTGGTGATCGCCGGCATCCTCACCGCCTCGCTGATCGAGACCGTGGTGACCACCGTCCTGGTGCCACTGGTGGGCGGGATCGCCTATGTACTGGCCGGGATGATCAGTGTTGCCCGCATCGACCTGCCCGCGGCGGCGCTGTGGGCGGCCCTGGCCGCCGTGGCCGGGGGCGTGATCGCCCTGGGGCTGTTCGCCGTGCTGCTGCGCAGGCCCGTGCTCACCGGCCTGCTGGAGACGGCATCGGCCGTCACCGGGATGGGCGGCACCGACAAGGACACCCCCGGGGGAACTGCCTCCTTCGTGCCCTTCGTCCTGGAGCAGCGCGATGCACTGGTGCGCCTCCTGCGCGAGCGGCCGCTGTCACTGGTGGCGCCCACGGCCGCAGCTCGCATGCTGCAGTGGCTGGCTCTGGTGCTCGCGATCGAGGCGGTGGGCGGCTCGGTGCCACTGCTGCTGACGGTGGCGCTCTTCGCCCTGGGACGGGTGCTGTCGCTGGTGCCCCTCACTCCCGGTGGCGCCGGTGTGAGCGAGACGGTCGGCGCGGCTGCGCTGGTGGCGCTCGGACTGGGGTCGGCGGCGGCGGCCACATCGATGCTGCTGCTGGCGGTGGCGACCCTGGTGGTGCCCCTGGTCGCGGGTGGGCTCGCAGCCGTCCTCTCCGTGAGCCGGGGCAGCGCTACGCAGGCTCAGTCGGCCTCGTCCTCGTAA
- a CDS encoding DUF3073 domain-containing protein gives MGRGRQKAKQTKVARDLKYYSPPTDLSALQRELQSQRNASSNDSGTSRDPWSDDSDDWAEDAPSARRR, from the coding sequence ATGGGTCGTGGCCGACAGAAAGCCAAGCAGACCAAGGTGGCACGGGACCTCAAGTACTACAGTCCACCCACGGACCTCTCGGCGCTCCAGCGGGAGCTCCAGTCCCAGCGGAACGCCTCGTCGAACGACTCCGGCACCAGCCGTGACCCGTGGTCCGACGACAGCGACGACTGGGCCGAGGACGCTCCGTCAGCGCGCCGCCGCTGA
- the dtd gene encoding D-aminoacyl-tRNA deacylase, with translation MRAVLQRVDGARVEVDGEVVGAIEGEGLLALVGVTHDDGPEQVATIARKICELRILDGERSVLDAGASVLVVSQFTLYADVRKGRRPSWNGAAPAPVAEPLVQQVIEAIRERGVNAQEGRFGAHMRVGLVNDGPVTILLEA, from the coding sequence ATGCGAGCTGTGCTGCAGAGAGTGGACGGCGCCCGGGTCGAGGTGGACGGGGAGGTCGTCGGCGCGATCGAGGGCGAGGGACTGCTGGCACTGGTGGGCGTCACCCATGACGACGGCCCCGAGCAGGTGGCCACCATCGCCCGCAAGATCTGCGAGCTGCGGATCCTGGACGGTGAGCGCTCGGTGCTGGATGCGGGAGCCTCCGTGCTGGTGGTCTCCCAGTTCACGCTGTATGCCGACGTGCGCAAGGGGCGGCGCCCCTCGTGGAACGGGGCCGCGCCCGCCCCGGTGGCGGAACCGCTGGTCCAGCAGGTCATCGAGGCGATCCGGGAGCGCGGGGTCAATGCGCAGGAGGGCCGCTTCGGCGCCCACATGCGGGTGGGTCTGGTCAACGACGGGCCGGTGACGATCCTGCTGGAGGCGTGA
- a CDS encoding phosphotransferase, translating into MTRTQDGSELLTGPGAGGLLRSAVGNSGGVLHSWQLDHVDHRPGRSTKALFRTMVSWPELDGAGAPAREELFGASAHIGEREKNLYVAEQTLVMTDGDINVRVWRYPHDPWLPMLPLVCYPDVVGRTLHELGVSIGDPTMQIAIDVVSYRPGRRAVLRVAQGSGAVYLKVMQPHRSGEIVDRHQRLLAAGVPVPEVIAHHNGLVVLQELPGRPLARAVVDEGVDACRGEDLVALLDRLPASLYPLPLRPPWTDSVDFYAGIVASSMPSLGPRLDALVRSIREGLTALEQRMDMRPHDVVHGDFYEAQVFVQEGRVVGLLDIDTVGPGRRADDLACLLAHLSVLADYGNAGRIDKAMQSRVERAISTWQAVFDQRVDPTELALRSAGVVLSLATGPHRQQETAWEAATEAIVRVAEQWVDIARAAERSRPEQPGLPGSTAARWVGPAGHHPVPTGQQPLTAGQQPLASRPPLSPVDRQGPGAMTSNDSSRPGDGDVRADTPGDDSPTQERSISSIVPN; encoded by the coding sequence ATGACACGAACGCAGGACGGCTCGGAGCTGCTGACCGGCCCTGGAGCGGGAGGCCTGCTCCGCTCGGCCGTCGGCAACTCCGGTGGCGTGCTGCACAGCTGGCAGCTCGACCACGTGGACCATCGCCCAGGCCGCAGCACCAAGGCACTGTTCCGCACCATGGTGTCCTGGCCGGAGCTGGACGGTGCCGGTGCTCCTGCCCGCGAGGAGCTGTTCGGGGCCAGCGCCCACATCGGGGAACGTGAGAAGAACCTCTATGTGGCGGAGCAGACGCTCGTGATGACCGACGGCGACATCAACGTGCGCGTGTGGCGCTACCCCCACGATCCCTGGCTGCCGATGCTTCCGCTGGTGTGCTACCCCGATGTGGTGGGCCGCACCCTGCACGAGCTGGGGGTGTCGATCGGCGACCCCACCATGCAGATCGCGATCGACGTGGTGTCCTACCGGCCCGGCAGGCGCGCCGTGCTGCGTGTGGCGCAGGGGTCCGGCGCGGTGTACCTGAAGGTGATGCAGCCCCATCGCAGTGGCGAGATCGTGGACCGCCACCAGCGGCTGCTCGCCGCAGGCGTGCCGGTTCCGGAGGTGATCGCGCACCACAACGGCCTGGTGGTGCTGCAGGAGCTGCCGGGCCGCCCCCTGGCCCGCGCCGTGGTGGACGAGGGTGTGGATGCCTGCCGCGGGGAGGACCTCGTGGCACTGCTGGACCGCCTGCCTGCGTCCTTGTACCCCTTGCCGCTGCGGCCGCCGTGGACGGATTCGGTGGACTTCTACGCCGGCATCGTGGCGTCCTCCATGCCGTCCCTGGGGCCACGGTTGGATGCCCTGGTCCGATCCATCCGTGAGGGTCTGACGGCGCTCGAGCAGCGGATGGACATGCGCCCCCATGACGTGGTCCACGGAGACTTCTACGAGGCCCAGGTGTTCGTCCAGGAGGGCCGCGTGGTGGGCCTGCTGGACATTGACACGGTGGGCCCGGGGCGTCGCGCGGACGACCTGGCCTGCCTGCTGGCCCACTTGAGCGTGCTGGCTGACTACGGCAACGCAGGCCGCATCGACAAGGCCATGCAGTCCCGGGTGGAGCGTGCGATCTCCACCTGGCAGGCGGTGTTCGACCAGCGGGTGGACCCCACCGAGCTGGCGCTGCGATCGGCCGGGGTGGTGCTCTCGCTCGCCACGGGCCCGCACCGGCAGCAGGAGACCGCCTGGGAGGCCGCCACCGAGGCGATCGTGCGGGTGGCCGAGCAATGGGTGGACATCGCCCGTGCCGCTGAACGCTCCCGCCCCGAGCAGCCTGGCCTCCCGGGATCCACCGCGGCACGCTGGGTGGGCCCGGCCGGGCACCATCCCGTCCCCACCGGCCAACAGCCGCTCACCGCGGGCCAGCAGCCGCTCGCCTCCCGGCCGCCGCTCTCCCCCGTGGATCGACAGGGGCCGGGCGCTATGACCTCGAACGACTCGAGCCGCCCCGGTGACGGGGACGTCCGCGCCGACACCCCGGGGGACGACTCCCCCACCCAGGAACGGTCGATCAGCTCGATCGTCCCGAACTGA
- a CDS encoding copper homeostasis protein CutC, with translation MSIRVEIAVQDVAGLEVAARAGAHRVELCVDLDRGGLTPPVALVEECARRATSLLDAQQARPHFDVHVLIRSRAGDGDFLGRPAEFVYTPEEIALMAEQAAASVQAGAAGIVFGALTPEGRLDLPAIEQVRDAALEAAQSTLRSVTLTAHRALDAMPAADHRVEAVEQLLGAGFHRILSSGGAARALDGADDLARMVEASEGLLDVCAGGGVRPADIADLVHRSHVADVHLSARRRPGAPLEPDAPDTPTDPAIAAAAVDAAGAL, from the coding sequence ATGAGCATCCGCGTGGAGATCGCGGTCCAGGACGTGGCCGGGCTCGAGGTGGCCGCACGGGCAGGTGCCCACCGTGTCGAGCTGTGCGTGGACCTCGACCGTGGCGGCCTCACACCCCCTGTCGCGCTGGTGGAGGAGTGCGCCCGCCGTGCCACCTCCCTGCTGGATGCGCAACAGGCGCGCCCGCACTTCGACGTGCACGTGCTGATCCGCTCCCGTGCCGGCGACGGTGACTTCCTGGGCCGCCCGGCGGAGTTCGTGTACACCCCCGAGGAGATCGCACTGATGGCCGAGCAGGCTGCCGCATCGGTGCAGGCCGGTGCTGCGGGCATCGTGTTCGGCGCCCTCACCCCCGAGGGTCGTCTCGACCTGCCCGCCATCGAGCAGGTGCGCGACGCCGCGCTCGAAGCTGCGCAGTCCACCCTGCGCTCGGTGACCTTGACCGCGCACCGCGCCCTGGACGCCATGCCCGCTGCAGACCACCGGGTGGAGGCCGTCGAGCAGCTGCTGGGCGCCGGGTTCCACCGGATCCTCAGCTCCGGTGGGGCCGCCCGCGCGCTGGATGGCGCCGATGACCTGGCCCGCATGGTCGAGGCCTCCGAGGGGCTGCTGGACGTGTGCGCCGGGGGAGGGGTCAGGCCTGCCGACATCGCCGACCTGGTGCATCGCAGCCATGTCGCCGACGTGCACCTCTCCGCCCGCCGCCGGCCCGGCGCCCCGCTCGAGCCCGATGCCCCCGACACCCCCACCGACCCCGCGATCGCCGCTGCAGCGGTGGACGCCGCAGGAGCACTGTGA
- a CDS encoding BldC family transcriptional regulator: MISTEEPQSPGPGATELLTPAEVAKLFHVDPKTVTRWAQAGKLTYRRTLGGHRRYPRDEVMRLLQESADGE, translated from the coding sequence ATGATCAGCACCGAGGAGCCGCAGTCTCCCGGGCCCGGAGCCACCGAACTTCTCACCCCCGCCGAGGTGGCGAAGCTCTTCCATGTCGACCCCAAGACGGTCACGCGGTGGGCGCAAGCCGGCAAGCTCACCTACCGCCGCACTCTCGGCGGTCATCGCCGCTACCCGCGTGACGAGGTCATGCGGCTGCTCCAGGAGAGCGCCGACGGCGAATGA